The genomic DNA TAAAGATAAATTTTTTCATTTCCGATTTCAGCCACAACCTGTTTCTTCTTCATTGAAGAGCAGGCAACAATCATAGTCACTGAGGAAAGCAATAAAAAAGTTAAAAACTTAAACGTATAGCTGTTTTTAGTCATTTGGAAAATATGGAATAATTTGATTTAAAAATGAGATAGCACAAATTTTACTCATTTTAGGTTTGAATAACAAGTCAGCTAAATTTCTGAATTAATGGTTTATTAGGGTTTTATATGATGTCAGAAAGTCAATTATTTTGCAGATAGAATTGAAAATATTAAAAAAAATAAACAATTTACAAAAAAATAATATAATTATTTTTTAACGTAGAACTTTATCAATTCTTTTCAACCTATATATCTATATATTATTAAGTAAGTTTGGAAAAATTTGCAAGCAATTCTGCAAATTAAAAAAAAAATCTATAATACTTGATTTTATAAACCGAATGAGTTAATTTTGAAGTAATTATGTAATTATCAAACCAAATTTAAAAGGAAATTTGCAATGAGAAAATCATTCGTCTATTTAATACTGGGGATATTCTGCCTCGGAATAATTTCTAACAATGCTTTTGCCCAGTTCACCGCACCTGAAACAGTCCTTGGATTACACATCACCGGGAATATGGCAACCAATGAAGGCTACGGAGTTGGTAATGCAATCTACGGCGGTAATTATTCCGGAGCAACATACGGAATGAAATGGGGAAGAGGTGTTGGCTTAGATTTTTCCATTGGTCTCGGTAAAACCAAAAGAAACAGAATTACACTTGGAGCTGAGTGGAATGCAATGATTAATGCAAATACTGCCAATGTACCTTTCTTACTTATAAGCCCGGATGAAAAAATAATGACATATTACAATATAATCAGTGCTTCAATTGGTTACCAGTATATGTTCAATGCAAGATGCAGACAAAAACAATGGGTAGGTATCGCATTAACAGGCAGCTCAATCAGCGCACCACGCTATAGTGTTATTAACTTCAATAGCGCAATGAGAGGCGGCGTTGCTCTTTCAACAGGTTATGATTGGGTTCTTGGTGATTCAGGTAAATGGGGTATTTCTCTTTACGGAAAATATCACGTAGTAAATTACTTCTTCAATGCTAATGGAGATAACGGTGAAAACTTTATTAATGACGGTAATGGCCAGCCGGGTGCAGGTTATAACAGATACATTGGTTTGTTAAGCATCAACCTTGCTATTAATATGTATGGCGGCGTTCAGTCACTTACAAACTTGATGAAATAATTTTTTTGATTTTTTATATTCAAGCCCTGCACAATTTGCAGGGCTTTTTTTATTCTATTGCTTGTAATACAAGTTACAGTTAATTTATTCAAAAGAATCCTATCGAATAACTACTATACCTTTTTAAAAATTACACCAAATATTTGTTAAGGTTAAATCTATTTAATCGCGGAAAGTTAGTTTTATTAGCACTTATACTCTCCATGATTTCATTTTATTCTTGCGAAAAGAAAAGCGACGCTATTATAGACCCTACACTAATAGCTCCTTCTATTTCAAATCCGTCTAAATCCAAAGATACAGTTTATACAAACTCTACGACTCCGGTTGTAAATTTTATTACATCTGTAAGAGTTCAGCAGGGCGGTGATGACGCTATTACAAGTGTTGTCTGTTCATTGCTTGACCCAAGCGGAAACGTAATCCAAAACTTCAGCATGAGCGATAACGGAGGCTCGCCTGATACTACAGGCAATAACGGAGTATATACGACAACGGTTAATTACTCTATTACAAGCTGTTTAACAGTAGGGAATTACTCATTGCAGTATTTAGCAACGGCTCAGTCAGGCTTAACAAGTAATCTTATTGTAATCAGTCAGCCGGTATATTATAGTAATAACGTTGCTCCGGAAGTTTCATTTGTAAATGCTCCGGATACAGTAATCAGACCAACAACAGGTGATGTACCACTAATGATTGGAATTAAAGCCAGTGACCCCAATGGACAATGTGATATAAAGACAGTATTTTTTAATTCTATTCTTCCAAACGGAAATCCTTCAAATCAAAATCCATTTACAATGTATGATGATGGGGATTTATTGGCTCATGGAGATACAGTCGCAGGGGATGGAAGATATAGTTTGATTATTAGAATTCCTCCATCAGCCTTAATTGGAACTTACCAATTCAAATATCAGGCTTCGGATAATTCAGGTCTTAACAGTGCAATTTTAAATAAACCACTTTACGTAAAAGCTCCATAATTTAATGCGATATTTAGCAATCATATTATTAATAACAGGAAGTTTATTCTCGCAGACGTTTGATAAAAGCTATCAGCTGAATAAAAAACTGTTGGAATTAAAATCCAATCAGAATACTATTCCAAACAGCATTAAAGACAGAATAACTTTTGCGCCTGTAACACCAAACATTTCCAAATACCCTATAAGTAATTTCATTATTGATATTCTTAAAAGCGGAGACACAACATGGTTTTCCACCGGTAAAGGTGTGATGAGAACCGTTGACCACTTCCAGTCTTTTCAGTCGTTCAGAGGATTAGATCCGTTTGGGAATGATGACGTTGCAGGTTTGATGCTATACAATAACGTTGTTGCCGTCTCAACTGCCAGAACAGAAATTATCAACGATGAAGGTGTTGCAACAGGAACAGGAATAAAAATATCTACAGATAGAGGACTTAACTGGACAAGCTGTCCGCAGCCGACAGATGCAAGAGATGCAGATACAATTTTTTACGGAAGCAATATAATTACTACTTTACCCGTAACTGTTCCTCAGCAGAATTTATCTTATGATATAGCAATAACAAAAACTCAGAACGATTTAACAAACTATACAGTCTGGATTACATCATTTGCAGGCGGACTCAGAAAAAGCACTGATTACGGAAATTCATGGGAAAGAGTAGTTCTTCCACCGGATAACTTGGACAGTATTTACATTGGCGGAACAGGATATAATTTTGTTTTAAATCCATTGGTAAATCTAAATCAGAGAGCATTTAGTATTGTATCAGTAAATGATTCAACTCTTTATGTAGGAACTGCAGGCGGTATAAATAAATCTACTGACTGGGGAAAGAGCTGGAGAAAATACAATTATAATAATTCAGGCAGCGGAACAAACCGCGTAGCAGGAAACTTTGTAGTCAACTTAGATGTACAAAGATTTAACGGTAAAGAAATTATATGGGGCGCAACACGCAGAGCAGACAGCCCTCAGGAAACAAATGCTTTAAGTTATACAACAAACGGCGGGCTTAACTGGAACTACACTCTTAAAGATTATTCACCAAACAATATGAGCTTTAAAGACTCTATTATATATGGTGAAACAGATAACGGTGTATGGAAAAGTAATTTCGGTACTTTCAACTGGAATAAGCCGGGATTAATTTACGATGCATCAACAAAAGATCAGTTAAGAACAACACAATTTTACTGCGGAAATTATTTTGGCGATACTTTATTTTTCGGAAGCGCAGATGGTCTTCTGAGAACAACAGAACCGGGTAATGGTTCATGGGTAAGCGACTGGAAAATATTCAGAGCATTTGAACCGATTAATTTATCCTCTGACATAAAGACTTACGCTGCTCCTAATCCTTTTGCTCCCGATGATGAAATAACAAGAATATTTTTCAAAACGGGCAAGACAAATGCAAAAGTTACTATAAGAATCTTTGACTTTGGAATGAATCAGGTCAGAACACTTATTCAGAATGCAACAAGAACAAGTCCCGATGATTTATTTACATCTTGGGATGGAAAAAATAACGAAGGCAACCAGGTTGCAAACGGAGTATATTTTTACAGAGTTGATGTAGATTCAGATACTCCTGTTTGGGGTAAAATTTTAGTTCTTCAATAATATATAGAATAAAGAGCTTGAAAAAATTTATCATAATATTTTTATTTTTTGCATCTGCCACAGCATTCTCTCAGGAAGGCAGTTATGCAGGCGGATTTGCGAGATTAGGTTTCGGCGCGCGCGGTATGGCTATGGGTAATGCAATGGTCTCAAATATATTCGGAGATGTATCGGGATATTATAATCCTGCCCTTGCATGCTTTCAGGAAAAAGGAGTTGTAAATCTTGGCTATACTTTTCTATCAATGGATAGAAAACTTAACTTCGTTGGCTTCTCTAAAAAATTCAAACTTCCAAACCAATCACAAGGCGGAGCGGGGATATCATTCTCATTAATAAACTCAGGTGTTAATAATATTGACGGAAGAGATAACGACGGAACTCAAATAGGAACTTTCACAACCTATGAAAATCAATTTTACTTAGGTACTTCATTTTTATTAAGCGAAAACTTTGCTGCAGGTGTCGGATTTAAAATGTATCTCTCTAAATTGTTTGATAAAGTAACGACAACATCAGTTGCATTTGATATCGGCGCAGTTTATAAATACAGCGATAAGCTTGCATTCGGGGTTGCTGTAAAAGATATATCTGCAAAGTATAAATGGGATACATCGGATTTATACGGAAGCAATGGAAACACAACTGAAGATAAATTCCCAACATTAGCAAATATCGGAGCATCATATTTATTACCGAAGAATTTAGGATGTGTTTCACTGGAGTTCGAAAGTTATTTCAATCCAAAAGTTATAGACAAATCAACCGGCATTACAGGTACCAGAAAAAATATTTCTTATTTTAAAGTTGGCGGTGAAATAATTCTTAACGAATATCTGAAAGTAAGAGCGGGAATGGACAGAATCGATTTTGCAAATAAAACAGAAGATATCGGCGGCAACCTTAAACCAAGTTTTGGTGTTGGATTTGTAAAGCCATTGGGAAAATCAACAATGCTGGGACTTGATTATTCATTTCAGTTTGAACCATACAGCAAGGACCCTATTCAGAACATCGGTATTAATTTTAAATTCAATTAATTATGTTTAGAAAAATAATTTTAGTAACATTTTTATTTGTGTCAGGTTATTCATACTCTCAGAATGACGGTGCAGGAAATACAGGACTCTCATTTTTGAAAACAGGTGTCGGCGCTCGTGAAATATCGATGGGTGAAGCTGTATCATCAATCTCAGATGACGGTACAGCAGTTTATTACAATCCCGCAAGATTATTCAACGGTCCAAATAACAGCCTTACTTTGATGCATAATGCTTCAGTTGCAGATTATACAATTGATTACATCGGGGCAAAAATAAGCTGGAGTAAATTTGCATTCGGCGTAGGAATACATTCAGCAAGTGTAAGCGATATTGAAATAAGAACTGCGCCGGGAGCAGTGATAGATAAGTTCAATTCAAGAGATTTGTCAATCGGTTTATCCTTAGCTTATAAATTAAGTGAAAATTTATCTATTGGCGTAACTCCAAAGTTTTTGTACGAAAAAATTTATGTGGATGAATCATCAGGTATGGCATTTGATTTCGGAGCGAACTACACTAAAAATAATATTAATATGTCATTTGTTGTCGCAAATGTTGGAAGTGTGAATGAATTGAAGAATGAAGAAACAAAGCTGCCTACATATGTAAGATTTGGAGCGAGCTATAAAACAGGCAAAGGAAATATGTCTTACTTAATCGGTGCAGATGGTTTTAAAGTTATGGATGGCGGTATATTTCATCTTCACACCGGGGTAGAAGCCGGATACAAACAAATAGTTTTTTTAAGAGCAGGATATCAGACTCAGTATGAAAATAAAAGTTTTACTGCAGGTGTAGGTTTGAAGTACAAGTCTTTGAATTTTGATTATGCATTTGTCCCGTATAAAAATGAATTCGGTTCAAGCAATTCGTTCTCATTAGGATTTACTTTTTAATTCATAAAATTTCCTGTTCCGGTTAACATGAAAGAATGTTCTTTAATCCTCTCTCATATAAAAAATTTTCAGATTACATAAATGACAAGAAAAACTTTTATGTAATCTTTTTTGTATTAGTAATTTTTTTATCAATCCTGAAGTTACCTCCGGTTTTTAATACAGATATTCAGCCATGGGATGAAGGTATGTATGCCTCCCGTGTTCTCTCAATAGAAAAGTTCGGCGATTTTTTTGACCAGTCAAGCCACTCAGTCGGCAAGTATTATTCGGGTTCTCATCCTCCTTTACTAATATGGATAGGCTACGCAGTTTCCCGGGTAACAGGTCTCAATGCTGTAACGTTAAAACTAATTTCATATTCTTTCGCTTTGCTTTGCCTTTTATTTTTAATGAAGATAGGAACGTTACTGCGTTCAATGGAAGTTGGCATTTTTGCTGCAATTATTTTTAGTTCAAATATATTATTTAATATTTTCTCGAAGCGGTTCCAGTTTGATATTGCTTATACTTTTTTTGTAATATTATCGTTTTATTTTTTCTTTAAATATTTAGTTGAAGGTAAGAAAAAATTCGTTATCTATTGCGGTATTGCTGCAGGATTATGTCTGCTCTCCAAGCTTCTTGTTGGCGCAATTGTTCCGATTGTTTTGTTTGTCACGTATTTTATTCTCAGGAGAGAAACAAAATATTCCTTTAAAGATTTTCTGTTCATAACCGGGTTATCACTTCTGATATCGTTACCATGGTACGTATATTTAATAGTTCACAACGGTAATGAAGCATTAGATTATATTTTAAATTTTCATTTATATCAGAGAGCTACTGTTGGCATAGAGCAAAACGCAAAAAGCACCGGAGTTTTTTATTTTGTAAATTATGTGCTTACTATTATACCCTATGGATTTTTAGCTTTTTATGCAATTATCCTTAACTTAAAGAATTTTAAAACTATAGACTGGAAAATAAAATTTGTTACTATCTGGTTTATAATTGGAATGGGAATTGTAACTATTTTTAAAACAAAACTGGAATCATATTCTTTTCTATTCTTACCGGCAGCCTGCATTCTTATTGCTAATCTGATATATGAATTTAAAACAACATCTTCAAAAGAAAAAATTTTTACTCTTGTATTATTTGTCCTGAATCTAACTTGGTATTTTACTGAGCACTACCGGACTGTCATAAAAGAATTCTTGTTAAACGGTTTTATACCTAAACTGGAAATATTTGTCTGTGTAATGTTTTTAGTTTTGTTCTTACTGTTTTTGTTTAGGTTAACTTCTACGAGGATTAATTTAAATTTTGCTTTTACTCTGATTGTTTTAGTTACATTTGCTTTGAGTAATGTTTATTATCTCATACGTGTACCGTACTGGGAAGACGGTTACAAAATAAGCAATATAAAAACGGAAATTGATAAAAATAAAGAAAAAGATATCCTGTATGTTTCAACAGATTACAGACATAATCCTCAATTAACTTTTTATTTTAATGGGGCTGATTTAAATTGGGGTAGGGAA from Bacteroidota bacterium includes the following:
- a CDS encoding PorV/PorQ family protein, translating into MKKFIIIFLFFASATAFSQEGSYAGGFARLGFGARGMAMGNAMVSNIFGDVSGYYNPALACFQEKGVVNLGYTFLSMDRKLNFVGFSKKFKLPNQSQGGAGISFSLINSGVNNIDGRDNDGTQIGTFTTYENQFYLGTSFLLSENFAAGVGFKMYLSKLFDKVTTTSVAFDIGAVYKYSDKLAFGVAVKDISAKYKWDTSDLYGSNGNTTEDKFPTLANIGASYLLPKNLGCVSLEFESYFNPKVIDKSTGITGTRKNISYFKVGGEIILNEYLKVRAGMDRIDFANKTEDIGGNLKPSFGVGFVKPLGKSTMLGLDYSFQFEPYSKDPIQNIGINFKFN
- a CDS encoding PorV/PorQ family protein: MFRKIILVTFLFVSGYSYSQNDGAGNTGLSFLKTGVGAREISMGEAVSSISDDGTAVYYNPARLFNGPNNSLTLMHNASVADYTIDYIGAKISWSKFAFGVGIHSASVSDIEIRTAPGAVIDKFNSRDLSIGLSLAYKLSENLSIGVTPKFLYEKIYVDESSGMAFDFGANYTKNNINMSFVVANVGSVNELKNEETKLPTYVRFGASYKTGKGNMSYLIGADGFKVMDGGIFHLHTGVEAGYKQIVFLRAGYQTQYENKSFTAGVGLKYKSLNFDYAFVPYKNEFGSSNSFSLGFTF
- a CDS encoding glycosyltransferase family 39 protein — encoded protein: MFFNPLSYKKFSDYINDKKNFYVIFFVLVIFLSILKLPPVFNTDIQPWDEGMYASRVLSIEKFGDFFDQSSHSVGKYYSGSHPPLLIWIGYAVSRVTGLNAVTLKLISYSFALLCLLFLMKIGTLLRSMEVGIFAAIIFSSNILFNIFSKRFQFDIAYTFFVILSFYFFFKYLVEGKKKFVIYCGIAAGLCLLSKLLVGAIVPIVLFVTYFILRRETKYSFKDFLFITGLSLLISLPWYVYLIVHNGNEALDYILNFHLYQRATVGIEQNAKSTGVFYFVNYVLTIIPYGFLAFYAIILNLKNFKTIDWKIKFVTIWFIIGMGIVTIFKTKLESYSFLFLPAACILIANLIYEFKTTSSKEKIFTLVLFVLNLTWYFTEHYRTVIKEFLLNGFIPKLEIFVCVMFLVLFLLFLFRLTSTRINLNFAFTLIVLVTFALSNVYYLIRVPYWEDGYKISNIKTEIDKNKEKDILYVSTDYRHNPQLTFYFNGADLNWGREVTGYNFNMIDTKVGTDSVKKKINQLAKNYFIIVEKDNINRAIYPDSKLFIPEGFTLISKTSGYELYKNF